tcagaaggagatggagaatactaattattcaatcacttgttgttggggttgctaggtaacggtaaacagaactaaaagatcgtatttcttgattttgcttacaaacggacggctttacccgttcactgaataaagtttatggaaatttagcaccactttcccatctcaaatattgttttaataatcctaacttgttagatttaggtagtccggctactgaagagtgtgaacgtgcacaacactgccggcaacagttttgaacgggaaggaagtgatgcgaggtcaaggcaggctaccaaccaataaagtaaaaattttgactttataatcttaattacgactttattataatctcataattatgacttaccatctcataattatgagaaagtatctcacaatttcgactttttatctcataattatgactttttatctcataatttcgactttcctatctcataattatgactttttatctcataattatgactttctatctcataatttcgactttttatctcataattatgagataaaaagtcataattatgagataaaaagttgaaattatgagatagaaagtcataattatgactttttatctcataattatgactttctatctcataattacgactttgcatctcataattatgacttagtatctgccagtttttttccaccaagtggcggaaacgggcttccataCTTGCGTGCTGTGCTTGGTGACAAATGTTGACGTTTCAATTTTGAACGGCTTAGGAGAAAATCgcaatgtttcatttgtcctccGTTTCATTCGTCCAGGCGCTCCCCTACTGTGGTGGGTGAGATTATGTCTAGCCTACTAATGACACATCATAATCAGAGCCATCATTAGCCTATCAATCATATCAGTGGCCAATACTTTACAAAACAACACTGTGCAAACATCTGACATTCAGAAGACTGTAAAAGAGAGAGGCATTTGAAGAGACGGCCTTAGACAACAGAACACCAAAACCTGTATGGTGTCATTTACAAAATCCTATATAGCCTATCACCTTTTTGACTGAAgttcataggcctacattgaaCTACATGAAGTAGCCCACATTAAAGTGTAAGTCCGGCGAAAATTGACCTCAGGCTctttttctgcatgaaaacacatcaaataagctGTTATTTGTTACTGTTCCAGAAGACTAACTTACCAACTGGACTGAGAAGGAAAGTCGAGATAATCTGTCACGTAATTTGCCCAAACCTTCCGGCACTCCTAAACATAGGCCTATCTCTCTACATCCATTTTTTTATATAGGCTAgctgctattattattattatatttgtttactttttacTCTCCACCTCAATCCTTTGTGAattttttgtaggcctacttccaaGCCATTTTATTGAACCTTATGATATGTTGGATAGGCCATAACCGTGTTTATTATCATAGCATTATAGGCTACTATGAGAAAGTGAGGTTCAtctcatttttgttttattcaaaaatttagattaaaaaaaaaatgccccgATTTCACACTGTATATTTTTAAGCTGTTTCTCACAAatgtttaaattattattattattattattattattattattattatcattattattattattattattattattattattattattattattattattattatcatcatcatcattgctaATCCACTTTTGTTGCTTGAGGAGTGTTCTGCTGATATATTAAATTAAAAACactcacactacactacacatttTGATACCAAGACCTTATGATCTAAGTTGAGCTCGATAACGAGAACTGAAAGCTATTTTGCACTGATAATAGTGAGCCCTGCCAATTATTTAGGCGCGCAAACCTCAGCGCAACCTAGCGGCGAGAACAGCGCATGCCGCTTCCTGTCATCAGAACGAAGAAGGTTACTACCACCTCACTCACACCCTGTATGAAAATTTGCTTAAAGGAAGTAACTTTATCCGCTCGTGAGGATCATGTTGCTATATGGCACGGTCGAACTCTGTAATGTTTTCGTAGCATATTTGTAATACATCGAGTATGCCATACTGTTAGATATTTCAAACAGTGTGCAACTCTGGTAGCCTGTCAGGCAGAGACCATGACAGAAGTCAGTCCAACAGCTGCCTCGGTGCATAGCACTGAATTTAAGTTGCTCCAGGCATACTGCaccaggaggagaaggaagagttCTAAAAGAAGGAGCGCCTTTAACGAGTCGCCGGTCACGCCACTGAGCGTATCCCCTACTTCTCAAATACAGACGAGGCAGCTGAACCTTGTAGGATCGAGTGGTTTCCGACTTGTTGGCCAAGGAGGAGGTGAGTAGCCTATCCATCCTGTTTAGCTAAATTGCATTACACTATAAAGATTCTGCTAATAGGCTACGCggcctaggctaggctactatatTTTCTCAACCAAACCCTGTAAATCTTGTCTTAACTTTTCATTGACTTCAGTATTTCATGGTGCATTAACTACCTCTAAATCGTGGGTTATAAAAGTTGGGTCCAGAGGTCTTCACAAAGAGGAACTTGATAGGCAATGCTAAAAGAACATGACACATgactgagaagaaaaaaaatacatctgCACTTTTCACTTTTTGACCTTTTAGACCCACCGGATGAGTTGGGCAGTGTTGCTGACAAGCTTACCCAGATCGTCGACACTGTAGACCTCGTCCCTGAAATAGAGACTGATAGTAACGATGGTAGGTCTAATTCTGATGCCCATCTATAATTCAATGAATTGTTTAGAGCAGTGACCTGCATTAAGGGGAAAGATATGACTTTCATTTCCTTTTACAGTCTTACTGTACATGACTCTCATTCACTGGGTATCTTGTCTAATGCAGATATTATCCAGAGACTTGTCGAACTCTTGAGGGAAGCTGGGGATGAATTGGATGGAAAGGTAAGCTTAAAAACAGCTTTGCACAATGCTCAACTCACACACTAATCTCAAGTAGCCTGATGTCCACCTTATAGCCAATGTAAGGGTGTTGATGTGTCTTTTGTATTGTAGGTAGGCTACTATTGGTGCCTGATGGTGATAGTATAGCTTTTTATAGAATGTAGCAGTTGTGTCGGTGACACCAGAAAGCACAGTATAGACCTTGTGAAGGCTAAACAAATATGTCCTCCTTATATTCACCTTAATTCCCCTAAAAAAATGCAGCGAAGATACCCTTTTGTTTGACTACAGACTTATTTGGTGTCTCGTCTTCTTTGAAATGATAGTGTATGAAGTCCATCCTTTTAATGATTTCTTAATGGACAAATACTGTATACCATTCCATAATACAATTGTGTTATATTAAGATAAATGTTACTGTACCAGAGTATCATTCTGCAAGGTTGACTAATATTTCCCACCCTCTTACCCTTTCTGACACCTTCCTCTGCAGATTAAAAAGAACCCAGAGCTGGTTGAACAGCTTAAAGGCTCCTTCTCTTACAGTTTATTTGAGAAGGTAACCAAGAGTTTCCTGGAGTGCGTCGTCCCCTCCTGGACTGGTAGTACACAGGGCACCCAGAAGGCCCAGATAGCCATGACCTTTGAGGTGACTAACAGGCTCACAACGTTGGATGTGCAGCCCATGAACCGAATTATGGGCTTCGGAGCCCAGTTCCTGCAGCAGAACTTCTCCGGCTGGGTGCAGAAGTATGGAGGCTGGGTAAGTAGTGGACAGACCACACTAGACCCAAGGGCTTTGTTCGACTGACACCAGGAAGCAATACAAATGTGTTCTTTAAAATCCTTTACATGCActcacattcattttatttgttaCAAATACAACCATATAAACTACTATATGGATCTTACATCTCTTAATATGCACTATTTTCATCCATACCTATGCAGTGTGAAGTATGAACTATGTAGTTCTCCTGAAGTTCCTTAATTTGGAAACCGATTTCCTTATTTCCTATTAAATGATTTGGCAAGTTGACGTATTTATGCTTGACTCATGCACACTACTCAAATGTATTTGGGTTGCAGTGCATCGCATGGTCTATTAGGAAATATAGAACAAATCATGAATAAGTGTTCATAATGCAGTCTCTAATCTTTCATTCCACATGtgtactcatacacacacacacacacacacagtcacacacacagtcacacacacacacacacacacacacacacacacacacacacacacacacacacacacacacacacacacacacacacacacacacacacacacacacagagagagattaacCCGATCTGTTTGTGTTTCCCCCAGGAGAAAGCCTTTGATGAGCAGGACAATGATGACGAAGTCCAGTGAGGCACACATATTTCAATATCTCCTTTCTCTCTAATGTCAGGAAAGCCTTGATGACTACCTCTGTCCTGAAAGATTTCATTTTGAATGCAACTCGTAAATTCATTTGACCAGTAGTTCACACCAGAGAATGACAAAATATTTCTGATTCAGT
This sequence is a window from Sardina pilchardus chromosome 10, fSarPil1.1, whole genome shotgun sequence. Protein-coding genes within it:
- the LOC134094139 gene encoding apoptosis facilitator Bcl-2-like protein 14, producing MTEVSPTAASVHSTEFKLLQAYCTRRRRKSSKRRSAFNESPVTPLSVSPTSQIQTRQLNLVGSSGFRLVGQGGDPPDELGSVADKLTQIVDTVDLVPEIETDSNDDIIQRLVELLREAGDELDGKIKKNPELVEQLKGSFSYSLFEKVTKSFLECVVPSWTGSTQGTQKAQIAMTFEVTNRLTTLDVQPMNRIMGFGAQFLQQNFSGWVQKYGGWEKAFDEQDNDDEVQ